Proteins from one Salaquimonas pukyongi genomic window:
- a CDS encoding AsmA family protein has product MKTIAVCTVIAIGLAALVFAMLPLLVSSEAVRATMIDRARQITGRQMEFTGTPEITFSPFLGIELNNVTFRDTHGSKEAPALLQMPSLKGKLSVTAALRGAIEVSEFHFVRPVFNLTVHESGRTSWAFPVGKMWRALSAAKELRSQQAGNETPAVDQLDDIRLGTFDISDGVINYANEATGVEETVTSLNGTLDWPSTRSSWQFEGNAIWRGDAITGQLSADLPIMLLAGGISNISASLKSEPLSLEFTGEANRLSDLFVSGDLVLSSPSLRRMVTFLGGEVEPGAGFERFSANGTVSGTISDIQLADSTIDLDGNVYKGNLRFTISTTGKNKLSGTLAADRLDLQPYALLLLDGSNRKTLFTVVNQSDADIRVSANTLSFPGIELTEFAGSLIARENEIKLDVGNAAYGDGILAGSISATGTSERAMLDFFLDGSGLNPVSLPFLAEYSRLLPDGPSHIRARLSSGLSEQGALLETMKGDFSISMPAGSIAGLDFSEVLKTLDPQENDGANVMIAKPLAATPVTKFEVNATVAGGTAWVQNSQFEVEGYSARLSGKSELAGGSLAMWGRLEAPADQPDNAESGQFFLGGTLRQPLLVPQIRLPEQNRTAIPKTIDGAATETENRPRTAVGQ; this is encoded by the coding sequence ATGAAGACGATAGCCGTATGTACCGTGATCGCAATCGGACTTGCAGCGCTCGTGTTTGCGATGCTGCCGCTGCTGGTATCAAGTGAGGCAGTGCGGGCAACAATGATTGACCGTGCACGCCAGATTACCGGACGGCAGATGGAGTTCACCGGGACACCGGAAATCACGTTCAGTCCGTTTCTGGGTATCGAACTCAACAATGTCACCTTTCGTGACACCCACGGCTCAAAGGAGGCACCTGCGCTGCTTCAAATGCCGTCGCTGAAGGGCAAGTTGAGTGTTACAGCTGCCCTGCGCGGAGCCATTGAAGTCAGCGAGTTTCATTTCGTGCGGCCGGTGTTCAATCTGACCGTCCATGAATCCGGCCGCACCAGCTGGGCTTTTCCGGTAGGCAAGATGTGGCGGGCCCTTTCGGCAGCAAAGGAACTGCGTTCGCAGCAGGCCGGCAATGAAACCCCTGCCGTCGATCAGCTTGACGACATCCGGCTTGGTACGTTCGATATTTCAGATGGCGTCATCAACTACGCCAATGAAGCGACCGGCGTAGAGGAAACGGTGACCAGCCTGAACGGAACGCTTGATTGGCCGAGCACCCGCTCAAGCTGGCAGTTCGAGGGCAATGCCATCTGGCGGGGCGATGCAATTACCGGACAGTTGAGTGCTGATCTTCCCATCATGCTGCTGGCGGGCGGTATTTCCAATATCAGCGCGTCGCTTAAATCAGAGCCGCTGAGCCTTGAATTCACCGGAGAGGCAAACCGGCTTTCGGATCTGTTTGTCTCCGGCGATCTTGTTCTTTCCTCACCATCCCTGCGCCGCATGGTGACCTTTCTCGGCGGCGAGGTGGAACCTGGCGCCGGCTTTGAACGCTTTTCAGCAAACGGCACGGTTTCGGGTACGATATCGGACATTCAACTGGCCGATTCGACCATTGACCTTGATGGCAATGTCTACAAGGGTAACCTTCGTTTCACGATCAGCACGACTGGCAAGAACAAGCTGAGCGGTACTTTGGCCGCCGATCGCCTTGATCTTCAGCCCTATGCCCTGCTATTGCTCGATGGCAGCAACCGCAAGACGCTTTTTACCGTGGTCAACCAATCGGACGCGGACATTCGCGTCTCGGCCAACACGCTGTCCTTTCCCGGAATTGAACTGACGGAATTCGCCGGCAGCCTGATCGCCAGGGAGAACGAAATCAAGCTTGATGTCGGCAACGCTGCCTATGGAGACGGCATTCTGGCCGGTTCCATTTCGGCCACGGGCACCAGCGAGCGGGCCATGCTCGATTTTTTCCTGGACGGCAGCGGGCTAAACCCGGTCAGCCTGCCTTTCCTTGCTGAGTACAGCCGGCTTCTTCCTGACGGGCCGTCCCACATTCGTGCCCGGCTCAGCAGCGGGCTTTCAGAGCAGGGAGCGCTGCTGGAAACGATGAAGGGCGACTTTTCCATCAGCATGCCGGCGGGCAGCATTGCCGGGCTTGATTTTTCCGAGGTTCTCAAAACCCTGGATCCGCAGGAAAATGACGGTGCAAATGTCATGATTGCCAAGCCCCTGGCGGCGACGCCGGTCACCAAGTTTGAAGTCAATGCAACAGTCGCCGGTGGTACTGCCTGGGTGCAGAACAGCCAGTTTGAGGTCGAAGGGTACAGTGCCAGGCTTTCGGGCAAATCCGAACTCGCCGGCGGGTCGCTTGCCATGTGGGGGCGTCTTGAAGCACCAGCAGACCAGCCGGACAATGCTGAAAGCGGACAGTTCTTCCTCGGCGGGACCCTGCGGCAACCATTGCTGGTTCCGCAAATTCGCCTGCCTGAACAAAACCGGACCGCTATTCCGAAAACCATTGATGGGGCGGCGACGGAAACCGAAAACCGGCCGCGGACTGCGGTTGGTCAGTAG
- a CDS encoding helix-turn-helix domain-containing protein: MAEHKIFAGPRIRRIRNAKGLTQTAMAEELGISPSYLNLVERNQRPLTVQLLLKLASTYDLNLEELKGEPSGSRNALKEVFADPLLADELPGSQELLEVAEAAPNAAAGIVKLYKAFRESQDRLSDLKDILAREGHTTSLSAARLPADEVHEKLESRPNYFHAIEEKAAEFADSLDGGTELLGSLKEWLRKEHNIAVRLLPVHTMPLWRRRFDRHSMRLFLSERLSPFDQLREVAMEACLLYMPDVVAKELERLQLASDEAKRIARFELARYAAHALILPYDTFLPAAQRAGYDIDVLRSRFSVSFEQVANRLTMLQKPSQHGLPFFMLEVDHAGNRFRSAGAQGFPKAQFGGNCPKLPVHVAFSQPGQILVEQVEMPDGNRFLVIARTLEGPQGAFDERVRRTAVLLGCPADLAADTVYGRSLAGDNLRPTPIGQACRLCERQGCLSRAEPPITKPAGLDEFVSGLSAFDFR, encoded by the coding sequence ATGGCCGAACACAAGATTTTCGCCGGGCCCCGCATCCGCCGTATCCGCAATGCCAAGGGGTTGACCCAGACGGCCATGGCCGAGGAACTCGGCATTTCGCCGAGCTATCTCAATCTGGTGGAGCGCAACCAGCGTCCCCTCACGGTTCAACTGCTGCTAAAGCTGGCCTCAACCTACGATCTCAATCTGGAGGAGTTGAAGGGCGAGCCGTCCGGCTCCCGCAATGCACTAAAAGAGGTTTTTGCCGATCCGCTGCTTGCCGACGAATTGCCCGGAAGCCAGGAATTGCTGGAAGTTGCGGAAGCTGCCCCCAATGCGGCAGCCGGCATCGTCAAGCTCTACAAGGCGTTTCGAGAATCCCAGGACCGGTTGAGCGATCTGAAAGACATTCTTGCACGGGAAGGCCATACCACATCGCTTTCCGCTGCCCGGCTGCCGGCCGATGAGGTCCATGAAAAGCTTGAATCGCGGCCCAACTATTTTCACGCCATCGAGGAGAAGGCGGCCGAGTTTGCAGACAGTCTGGACGGTGGTACCGAGCTTCTGGGCAGTTTGAAGGAATGGCTGCGCAAGGAACACAACATTGCCGTCCGCCTCCTGCCGGTCCACACCATGCCGCTCTGGCGCCGCCGTTTTGACCGCCATTCCATGCGTCTGTTTCTTTCCGAGCGCCTGTCGCCTTTCGACCAGCTTCGCGAGGTCGCCATGGAAGCCTGCCTGCTCTACATGCCTGACGTGGTTGCAAAGGAGCTTGAGCGTCTTCAGCTTGCCAGCGACGAGGCCAAACGCATCGCCCGTTTTGAACTGGCGCGTTATGCTGCCCATGCCTTGATCCTGCCCTATGACACCTTTTTGCCTGCCGCCCAGCGGGCAGGCTACGACATTGATGTGCTGCGCTCCCGCTTCAGCGTATCCTTCGAACAGGTGGCAAATCGCCTGACAATGCTGCAGAAGCCCTCTCAACATGGACTTCCCTTTTTCATGCTCGAGGTAGACCATGCGGGAAACCGCTTCCGCAGTGCGGGAGCCCAGGGCTTTCCGAAGGCACAGTTTGGCGGAAACTGCCCCAAACTGCCGGTCCATGTGGCGTTTTCCCAGCCAGGACAGATTTTGGTGGAGCAGGTGGAAATGCCGGACGGGAACCGGTTTTTGGTGATCGCCCGGACCCTGGAGGGTCCTCAGGGCGCCTTTGACGAGCGGGTGCGCCGCACGGCAGTACTGCTTGGTTGCCCTGCAGATCTTGCTGCCGACACGGTCTATGGAAGGTCGCTTGCCGGTGACAATTTGCGGCCAACGCCCATCGGCCAAGCCTGCCGGCTGTGTGAGCGCCAGGGCTGCCTTTCACGCGCCGAGCCGCCCATCACGAAACCGGCGGGGCTTGACGAGTTTGTTTCCGGTCTCAGCGCTTTTGACTTTCGATAG
- a CDS encoding DUF6460 domain-containing protein: MLRLFSTITKIVVASLLTGLVLHKLDLSAEQILLELGMTPENVIVWLQESVNWAIPHLLLGSMVILPVWLVVFLFRPPRG, from the coding sequence ATGCTCAGACTGTTCTCCACCATCACCAAGATCGTTGTGGCATCACTGCTGACCGGTCTGGTGCTTCACAAGCTGGACCTGTCTGCCGAACAGATTCTTCTTGAGCTCGGCATGACACCGGAGAATGTCATCGTCTGGCTGCAGGAAAGCGTCAATTGGGCAATTCCCCATCTGCTACTGGGCTCCATGGTCATTCTGCCGGTCTGGCTTGTTGTTTTCCTTTTCCGCCCTCCAAGGGGATAG
- the edd gene encoding phosphogluconate dehydratase, with product MSARKEIQAVTGRIRERSRKSRETYLEQVDALASRGPHRSALSCSNLAHGFAACGTAEKADLSGDIKPNLGIITAYNDMLSAHAPYKDFPDLIKKTAREHGGVAQVAGGVPAMCDGVTQGQPAMELSLFSRDVIAMAASVGLSHNMFDAAVFLGICDKIVPGLFIAALTFGHVPAVFIPAGPMPSGLPNDEKARIRQLYAEGKVGRDELLKAESASYHSPGTCTFYGTANSNQMLMEVMGLHLPGASFINPGTPLRDALTAEAARRALSITALGNEFLPSGRVIDERSIVNAVAGLHATGGSTNHTLHLVAMARAAGIVLTLEDMAELSDAVPLLARVYPNGLADVNHFHAAGGMPFLIREMIHGGYLHEDAWTVMGQGLDAYTREPKLSGSELVFEPAPKESGNLKVLTTADAPFSPNGGLKMLSGNLGTAVSKISAVKGDRHVIEAPAICFHDQYEIIDAFKAGKLDRDFVAVLRFQGPKANGMPELHKMTPPLGVLQDRGYKVALVTDGRMSGASGKIPSAIHVTPEAAESGMIAKIRDGDTVRLDAVNGTLDVLVEPAVLAKRRKARADLTANGTGFGRELFAGFRERVSRADTGASALL from the coding sequence ATGAGCGCCAGAAAGGAAATTCAAGCGGTCACGGGCCGGATTCGCGAACGAAGCCGGAAAAGCCGCGAAACCTATCTTGAGCAGGTAGACGCCCTGGCAAGCCGGGGCCCGCACCGCAGTGCGCTTTCCTGCAGCAATCTGGCGCACGGCTTTGCCGCCTGCGGAACAGCGGAAAAGGCCGATCTTTCCGGCGATATCAAACCCAATCTTGGTATCATCACTGCCTATAACGACATGCTGTCGGCCCACGCGCCTTACAAGGATTTCCCCGACCTCATCAAGAAAACCGCGCGCGAACACGGCGGCGTGGCACAGGTCGCAGGCGGTGTCCCGGCGATGTGCGACGGGGTAACCCAGGGCCAGCCGGCCATGGAACTGTCGCTGTTTTCACGCGATGTGATTGCCATGGCAGCTTCTGTGGGGCTGTCGCACAACATGTTCGATGCAGCGGTATTTCTGGGCATCTGCGACAAGATTGTACCGGGTCTTTTCATCGCCGCGCTGACCTTCGGCCATGTACCAGCGGTCTTCATTCCGGCCGGGCCAATGCCGTCCGGCCTGCCAAACGATGAAAAGGCACGTATCCGCCAGCTCTATGCGGAGGGCAAGGTCGGCCGTGACGAACTGTTGAAAGCAGAATCTGCTTCCTATCATTCGCCCGGCACCTGCACCTTTTATGGCACGGCCAATTCCAACCAGATGCTGATGGAAGTGATGGGCCTGCACCTGCCAGGCGCGAGCTTTATCAATCCGGGCACCCCGCTTCGCGATGCACTGACGGCGGAAGCGGCCAGAAGAGCCCTGTCGATAACTGCCTTGGGCAACGAATTTCTGCCTTCGGGCCGGGTGATCGACGAGCGTTCCATCGTCAATGCCGTGGCAGGACTGCATGCGACTGGTGGCTCCACAAACCACACCTTGCATCTGGTCGCCATGGCCAGGGCAGCGGGGATCGTTCTGACGCTGGAAGACATGGCCGAGCTTTCCGACGCCGTGCCGTTATTGGCGCGTGTCTACCCCAACGGGCTTGCGGACGTGAACCATTTCCACGCAGCGGGCGGAATGCCCTTTCTGATCCGCGAGATGATCCATGGCGGTTATCTACACGAGGATGCCTGGACTGTAATGGGCCAGGGTCTTGATGCCTACACACGGGAACCGAAGCTTTCCGGCAGTGAGCTGGTTTTTGAGCCGGCGCCTAAAGAAAGCGGCAATCTGAAAGTCCTCACAACGGCAGACGCGCCATTTTCCCCCAATGGCGGTCTGAAAATGCTGTCGGGCAATCTTGGCACCGCGGTTTCGAAAATCTCTGCTGTCAAAGGCGACCGGCACGTAATCGAGGCCCCGGCAATCTGTTTTCACGACCAGTATGAGATCATTGATGCGTTCAAGGCCGGAAAGCTCGACCGGGATTTTGTCGCCGTGCTGCGCTTTCAGGGGCCGAAAGCCAACGGAATGCCGGAATTGCACAAGATGACCCCGCCGCTCGGTGTGCTGCAGGATCGGGGATACAAGGTGGCGCTGGTAACCGACGGGCGAATGTCCGGTGCCTCCGGCAAGATACCTTCCGCCATTCATGTGACACCGGAGGCAGCCGAAAGCGGCATGATAGCCAAAATACGCGACGGCGATACCGTCCGCCTGGATGCAGTCAACGGAACGCTGGACGTGCTGGTGGAACCGGCAGTGCTTGCAAAACGCCGCAAGGCAAGGGCCGACCTTACGGCCAACGGCACGGGGTTTGGCCGCGAACTCTTTGCAGGATTCCGCGAGCGCGTCAGCCGCGCGGATACCGGTGCAAGTGCGCTGCTCTAA
- the zwf gene encoding glucose-6-phosphate dehydrogenase: MTSQFIPVEPFDYVVFGGTGDLAERKLIPSLFRRFCDGQIPETSRIIGAARSNMETGEYRTFARKAIDEHAPSDDAGQIAAFMELLHYVAVDALSERGWEELKSLLGKEDKVRAFYLAVGPSIFGPIADRLDQHGMVRDRSRLVIEKPIGKDLKSARELNETIGRHFREDQIFRIDHYLGKETVQNLMALRFANTLYQPVWNASFIDHVQITVAESIGVEGRGSYYDKAGAIRDMMQNHLLQLLCLVAMEPPASIDADAVRDEKLKVLRSLKAIDAGNAAQQTVRGQYKAGASGGEAVPGYLDEVENDLSETESFVALKAEIETWRWAGVPFYLRTGKRLPARVSEIVIEFKPVPHNAFGDAGTDMKANRLILRLQPDEGVSQSIMIKDPGPGGLRLRQVTLDMSFAESFDAHAPDAYERLLLDVIRGNQTLFMRRDEVEAAWRWIDPIIEGWLAAGVKPAKYTAGSWGPTASIALIERDGRTWHEGET; the protein is encoded by the coding sequence ATGACCAGCCAGTTTATTCCCGTGGAACCCTTCGATTATGTTGTGTTTGGTGGCACCGGCGATCTGGCCGAGCGCAAACTGATCCCGTCCCTTTTCCGCCGGTTTTGCGATGGCCAGATTCCCGAGACGTCACGGATTATCGGCGCGGCGCGCTCGAATATGGAGACTGGCGAATATCGCACCTTTGCCCGCAAGGCGATTGACGAACACGCACCCAGCGACGATGCCGGACAGATTGCCGCCTTCATGGAGCTGCTCCACTATGTGGCTGTCGATGCGCTATCAGAACGCGGCTGGGAAGAACTGAAATCCCTTCTGGGCAAAGAAGACAAGGTGCGCGCCTTTTATCTGGCCGTCGGCCCTTCGATCTTTGGCCCGATTGCTGACCGGCTGGACCAGCATGGCATGGTGCGTGACCGGTCGCGGCTGGTCATTGAGAAGCCGATCGGCAAGGATCTGAAAAGCGCCCGTGAACTCAACGAGACCATTGGGCGCCATTTCCGGGAAGACCAGATTTTCAGGATTGATCATTATCTGGGCAAGGAAACCGTGCAAAACCTTATGGCGCTGCGTTTTGCCAACACACTGTATCAGCCGGTTTGGAATGCATCCTTTATCGACCATGTGCAGATCACCGTGGCCGAGAGCATCGGGGTCGAGGGCCGCGGCAGTTATTATGACAAGGCCGGCGCCATCCGCGACATGATGCAGAACCATCTGCTGCAACTGCTTTGCCTTGTGGCAATGGAGCCGCCGGCATCCATTGATGCCGATGCGGTGCGCGATGAAAAACTGAAAGTGCTGCGCTCGCTGAAGGCCATCGACGCCGGCAATGCGGCGCAACAGACCGTGCGCGGGCAGTACAAGGCAGGCGCTTCCGGCGGTGAGGCCGTACCAGGCTATCTGGACGAGGTCGAAAACGACCTGTCGGAAACCGAGTCTTTCGTTGCCCTGAAGGCGGAGATCGAAACCTGGCGCTGGGCCGGCGTTCCGTTTTACCTGCGTACCGGCAAGCGGCTTCCTGCCCGGGTGTCGGAGATCGTCATCGAATTCAAGCCGGTGCCGCACAATGCCTTTGGCGATGCGGGAACGGACATGAAGGCGAACCGGCTTATCCTCCGCCTGCAGCCCGATGAGGGTGTCAGCCAATCCATCATGATCAAGGACCCCGGCCCCGGCGGGCTGAGATTACGCCAAGTTACCCTCGACATGAGTTTCGCCGAGAGTTTTGACGCCCACGCACCCGATGCCTATGAACGGTTGCTGCTGGATGTGATCCGGGGCAACCAGACCCTGTTCATGCGGCGCGATGAGGTCGAAGCCGCCTGGCGGTGGATCGATCCGATCATCGAGGGGTGGCTTGCTGCCGGGGTCAAGCCGGCAAAATACACTGCCGGGTCCTGGGGGCCAACAGCATCCATCGCCCTGATAGAACGTGACGGGCGAACCTGGCACGAAGGGGAGACCTGA
- the pgl gene encoding 6-phosphogluconolactonase: MQFTTFDDGTELARWLAKDVAGQLSAAIEKRGTALLAVSGGKTPVRFFRELSAIEIDWSKVNITLADERFVSPNSGRSNQRLVTVELLQNKAAKANFLPLYTNEDINVSVAEAENALAGHLPLDVIVLGMGVDGHTASLFPGADALRKATDPQGQSLLLVADAPGAEEPRITMTLPAIAAAGAQYLHFEGQEKRKTFEAAQEASDPASAPIGFVLEHCPDLKVVWAR, translated from the coding sequence ATGCAGTTCACCACTTTTGACGATGGTACGGAATTGGCTCGCTGGCTGGCAAAGGATGTCGCCGGCCAGCTTTCTGCAGCCATCGAAAAAAGGGGCACTGCACTGCTTGCCGTTTCCGGGGGAAAAACACCGGTAAGGTTCTTCCGGGAGCTTTCAGCCATCGAAATCGACTGGTCGAAAGTAAACATTACCCTTGCCGACGAACGCTTTGTATCGCCCAATTCAGGACGTTCCAACCAGCGTCTGGTGACGGTAGAACTGCTGCAGAACAAGGCTGCCAAGGCCAACTTCCTGCCGCTTTATACCAATGAGGACATCAATGTTTCGGTGGCGGAGGCGGAAAATGCACTTGCCGGGCATCTTCCCCTCGACGTTATTGTGCTGGGCATGGGGGTTGATGGCCATACGGCTTCGCTCTTTCCTGGTGCCGATGCCCTGCGCAAGGCAACCGACCCGCAGGGCCAAAGCCTGCTGCTCGTGGCCGACGCGCCGGGGGCGGAAGAACCGCGCATCACCATGACCCTGCCAGCCATCGCCGCTGCCGGCGCACAATACCTTCACTTTGAAGGACAGGAAAAGCGCAAGACCTTCGAGGCGGCCCAGGAGGCAAGCGATCCGGCCAGCGCGCCCATTGGCTTTGTACTGGAACATTGCCCCGACTTGAAAGTTGTGTGGGCAAGATAA
- a CDS encoding SMc00767 family acetate metabolism repressor gives MNAKPPVKERTEEMGSTMSVDEQAAIRMVANDLHRLNQSVMKAVEAGVSVELIRSARHHGGQGNWGDLLTPIIVKQSR, from the coding sequence ATGAACGCCAAGCCACCGGTCAAGGAACGGACCGAAGAAATGGGATCGACCATGTCGGTTGACGAGCAAGCAGCCATTCGCATGGTTGCAAACGATCTGCACCGTCTCAATCAGTCGGTCATGAAAGCGGTGGAGGCTGGCGTATCGGTGGAGTTGATCCGTTCAGCGCGCCATCATGGGGGACAGGGCAATTGGGGTGACCTGCTGACGCCGATCATCGTCAAGCAAAGCCGTTGA
- a CDS encoding acetoacetate--CoA ligase, which produces MQTGTILWQPDPQALEKSNFHAFLKQAEQVSGKSLGDFTGLHAWSVSDLEGFWNLLWDFCGVVGEKGGSATSPEMPMPGARFFPQSRLNFAENLLQRKGNGDAIVFRGEDKLSVRLSWDELHAEVSRMQQFLKAAGVGRGDRVAAMLPNMPQAVIGMLATSALGAVWSSCSPDFGEGGVLDRFGQIEPKVFISCDGYWYNGKRIEIAEKLQAIASKLTSAKRIVIADYLGNAEEVAGALPNAVSWSQGPGSLTASDVTFERLSFDHPLYILFSSGTTGIPKCIVHSQGGVLLQHLKEQQLHCNLNPGDRFFYFTTCGWMMWNWLVTGLASGATLMLFDGSPFAPEAKVLFDYAEQERFTFFGTSAKYIDAVRNSGLRPVESHDLSSLAMMTSTGSPLAPENFKFVYEGIKPDIHLASISGGTDIVACFVGGVPDRPVRVGEIQGPMLGMATEVWNDDAKPVTGEKGELVCTKAFPSMPIGFWNDPDNKKYHGAYFERFDGIWCHGDFAEWTENGGMIIHGRSDATLNPQGVRIGTAEIYNQVEQMPQIEEALCIGQDWQSDVRVVLFVRLAQGAELDEELTNAIKQKIRTGASPRHVPAKIIAVSDIPRTKSGKITELAVRDVVHGRTVKNKEALANPEALSLFEDLPQLRD; this is translated from the coding sequence ATGCAAACCGGTACGATCTTGTGGCAGCCTGATCCGCAGGCGCTTGAAAAAAGCAATTTCCACGCCTTCCTGAAACAGGCAGAGCAGGTCTCGGGAAAATCCCTTGGTGACTTTACCGGTCTTCATGCCTGGTCGGTGAGCGATCTTGAGGGATTTTGGAACCTGTTGTGGGATTTCTGCGGTGTTGTAGGCGAAAAAGGCGGGTCGGCAACTTCGCCTGAAATGCCGATGCCGGGCGCCCGCTTTTTTCCCCAAAGCCGGCTGAATTTTGCCGAAAACCTGCTTCAGCGCAAAGGGAACGGGGATGCGATCGTCTTTAGGGGCGAGGACAAGCTGTCGGTCCGGTTGAGCTGGGATGAGCTGCATGCCGAGGTTTCGCGCATGCAGCAGTTTTTGAAAGCTGCCGGTGTGGGCAGGGGTGACCGGGTGGCGGCAATGCTGCCCAACATGCCGCAGGCCGTCATCGGAATGCTGGCAACCTCCGCGCTGGGTGCTGTGTGGTCGTCCTGTTCGCCTGACTTCGGAGAGGGCGGCGTTCTGGACCGCTTCGGGCAGATCGAGCCGAAGGTTTTCATTTCCTGCGATGGCTACTGGTACAACGGCAAGCGCATCGAGATCGCAGAAAAGCTGCAGGCCATTGCATCCAAACTCACCAGCGCGAAACGGATTGTGATTGCCGACTATCTTGGAAATGCGGAGGAAGTCGCCGGTGCACTGCCGAATGCGGTAAGCTGGTCACAGGGACCGGGCAGCCTGACCGCCAGCGATGTTACATTTGAACGGCTGTCCTTCGACCATCCCCTTTATATCCTGTTTTCCTCCGGTACCACGGGTATTCCCAAATGCATCGTGCATTCCCAGGGAGGGGTCCTGCTTCAACATCTCAAGGAGCAGCAGCTTCACTGCAATCTGAACCCGGGCGACCGGTTTTTCTATTTTACCACCTGCGGCTGGATGATGTGGAACTGGCTGGTCACGGGCCTGGCGAGCGGCGCAACGCTGATGCTTTTTGACGGTTCGCCCTTTGCCCCGGAAGCAAAGGTTCTGTTCGACTATGCAGAGCAGGAACGCTTCACCTTCTTCGGAACCTCGGCAAAATACATCGATGCGGTACGCAATTCAGGCCTGCGCCCGGTCGAAAGTCATGACCTTTCATCGCTTGCAATGATGACCAGCACCGGTTCGCCGCTGGCGCCGGAGAATTTCAAATTCGTCTATGAAGGCATAAAGCCGGACATTCATCTGGCATCGATTTCGGGCGGCACAGATATTGTCGCATGTTTTGTTGGCGGCGTTCCGGACAGGCCGGTGCGTGTGGGCGAAATCCAGGGACCCATGCTCGGCATGGCCACCGAGGTGTGGAACGATGATGCAAAACCGGTAACTGGCGAAAAGGGTGAGCTGGTTTGCACCAAGGCGTTCCCCTCAATGCCCATCGGCTTTTGGAACGATCCCGACAACAAGAAATATCACGGCGCCTATTTCGAACGGTTCGACGGCATCTGGTGCCACGGGGATTTTGCCGAATGGACCGAAAATGGCGGCATGATCATTCATGGCCGTTCCGATGCAACCCTGAATCCCCAGGGCGTGCGTATCGGAACAGCGGAAATCTACAATCAGGTGGAGCAGATGCCGCAGATCGAGGAGGCGTTGTGCATTGGCCAGGATTGGCAATCCGATGTCCGGGTTGTTCTGTTTGTCCGTCTGGCACAGGGTGCGGAACTGGACGAAGAACTGACGAACGCGATCAAACAGAAAATCCGTACCGGCGCCTCGCCGCGCCATGTGCCGGCCAAGATCATTGCCGTGTCCGACATTCCCAGGACCAAATCCGGGAAGATAACCGAGCTGGCGGTGCGCGATGTGGTGCATGGCAGGACAGTGAAAAACAAGGAAGCGCTGGCCAATCCCGAAGCCCTCAGCCTGTTCGAAGACCTGCCGCAATTACGCGACTGA